A window of the Corythoichthys intestinalis isolate RoL2023-P3 chromosome 6, ASM3026506v1, whole genome shotgun sequence genome harbors these coding sequences:
- the LOC130917510 gene encoding uncharacterized protein LOC130917510, which translates to MASPLPSSSRLFCSVCCMYSEHPGSFVEDSSSCRKCSLVSGLETRVSELEARLCTLETKASPSYSQVVAGRACSSRIASAVSPPASPVQPGEIKEGFVTVRGKRSGKRTTLVHQQLHVSNRFAPLSDTPAEPDTLVIGSSIVRDVKHPAVSVRCYPGARVGDIEGNLRLLKQSRKRFRRIVIHAGGNDARRRQSEVLKLNVASVCELAKSMADTVVFSGPLPNFVNDEMYSRFSSFNRWLSRWCPENDIVFVDNWHAFWGKPGLMRRDGIHPTWDGAALLTRNLAAKLSLPK; encoded by the coding sequence ATGGCTAGCCCTCTGCCTTCGTCCTCCCGTCTTTTCTGCTCAGTGTGCTGTATGTATAGCGAGCACCCTGGCTCCTTCGTCGAGGACAGTAGTAGCTGTAGGAAGTGTAGCTTAGTCTCAGGGTTGGAGACCAGGGTTTCTGAGCTAGAAGCACGGCTCTGCACTCTAGAGACGAAAGCTAGTCCTAGCTATAGCCAGGTAGTGGCAGGTCGTGCTTGCAGTAGTAGGATTGCTAGCGCAGTTAGCCCCCCAGCGAGCCCCGTGCAGCCGGGGGAAATTAAGGAGGGATTTGTGACTGTACGGGGGAAGCGCAGTGGTAAACGCACAACCTTAGTGCACCAGCAGCTTCACGTCAGCAATAGGTTTGCCCCCCTCAGCGACACACCGGCTGAACCAGACACTCTCGTAATTGGAAGCTCCATAGTTAGAGACGTGAAGCACCCGGCGGTGTCTGTCAGGTGTTACCCAGGGGCCAGAGTCGGTGACATCGAAGGAAACCTCAGACTCTTAAAGCAGAGTAGGAAGAGGTTCCGCCGTATCGTGATTCACGCAGGCGGTAACGACGCCCGGCGGAGACAGTCTGAGGTGCTTAAATTAAACGTAGCCTcggtgtgtgaacttgctaagtcgatggcggacaccgtagttttctctggtcctctgcctaatttcgtcaatgatgagatgtactctagattctcatcatttaaccgctggttgtctagatggtgcccagaaaacgatatagtctttgttgataactggcacgcgttttggggcaagcccgggctcatgcgccgagacggcattcatccgacttgggacggtgctgctctcttaactcgaaatttggccgccaaactaagtctcccaaagtga